One window of the Megalops cyprinoides isolate fMegCyp1 chromosome 2, fMegCyp1.pri, whole genome shotgun sequence genome contains the following:
- the mier1a gene encoding mesoderm induction early response protein 1a isoform X1, with protein sequence MAESSFGSSSPAGDSAGSDDHEFDPSVEMLIHDYDDERTLEEEEMLEGETNFSTEIDDLAREGEMPIQELLSMYGYGGGGSPEEEEDEDDNEVEEDDEEEEEYVEDVENDENSGSTGELKGTMDERVKDSSGQEDETQSSNDDQTPFVTSHDTAELIRPRRCKYFESNDAEEESEEDEDYIPSEDWKKEIMVGSMYQAETPSGLCRYKENEKVYENDDQLLWNPELLPENEVVEFLAEASKRTGEEKGVDAIPEGSHIKDNEQALYELVKCNFDTDEALRRLRFNVKAAREELSVWTEEECRNFEQGLKAYGKDFHLIQANKVRTRSVGECVAFYYMWKKSERYDFFAQQTRLGKRKYNLHPGVTDYMDRLLDETESAASSRAASPPPTTSNSSTSHSEKDDSSNQNGVVGHGTSESLSGANDMKSEGIQTNGPLHAQEGPATDKDTNGCTSADALSDSKRDSEELEHSGKQEEAGCERPLKRRRTENDSVGEADPPSGSSTRRAEDE encoded by the exons ATGGCGGAG tcctcCTTTGGGAGTTCGAGCCCAGCAG GAGATTCGGCTGGCTCAGACGACCATGAGTTTGACCCATCTGTAGAGATGCTCATTCACGATTATGACGATGAACGAACCCTAGAGGAAGAGGAGATGCTTGAGGGAGAAACTAACTTTAGCACAGAGATTGATGATCTTGCTCGA GAGGGTGAAATGCCCATTCAGGAGCTGTTGAGTATGTATGGCTATGGTGGTGGGGGGTCccctgaggaggaagaggatgaggatgatAATGAGGTtgaggaggatgatgaagaggaggaggagtatgTGGAAGATGTGGAAAACGATGAGAACAGTGGCAGCACCGGTGAACTGAAAGGGACAATG GACGAGAGAGTGAAGGATTCCTCCGGGCAGGAGGATGAGACTCAGTCGTCCAATGATGACCAGACTCCATTTGTCACCTCTCATGACACCGCGGAGCTGATCCGCCCGCGGCGGTGCAAGTACTTTGAAA GTAACGATGCTGAGGAGGAAtctgaggaggatgaggattATATTCCGTCCGAGGATTGGAAAAAG GAGATCATGGTGGGTTCTATGTACCAGGCGGAAACTCCGTCTGGGCTTTGCAGgtataaagaaaatgaaaaag tgtatgaaaatgatgatcAGTTATTATGGAATCCAGAGTTACTTCCTGAAAATGAAGTGGTGGAGTTTTTGGCTGAGGCTTCAAAACGTACTGGTGAGGAAAAGGGAGTGGATGCCATTCCAGAGGGTTCCCATATCAAAGACAATGAGCAG GCCCTTTATGAATTGGTCAAGTGCAATTTTGATACTGATGAAGCTTTAAGGAGACTGAGGTTTAATGTAAAAGCAGCCAGAG AAGAACTGTCAGTTTGGACAGAAGAAGAATGTAGAAATTTTGAACAAGGACTAAAAGCTTATGGAAAggattttcatttaatacaaGCAAACAAG GTGAGAACTAGATCAGTAGGAGAATGTGTGGCCTTTTATTACATGTGGAAGAAATCTGAGCGTTATGATTTCTTTGCACAGCAAACCAGACTTGGGAAAAGGAAATACAATCTTCACCCAGGTGTTAC GGATTATATGGACCGGTTGTTGGATGAGACAGAGAGTGCTGCCTCTAGTCGGGcggcctctcctcctcccaccacCTCCAACAGCAGCACTAGTCACTCTGAGAAAGATGACAGCAGCAACCAGAACG GTGTAGTAGGTCACGGCACCAGTGAATCCTTGTCTGGTGCGAACGACATGAAGAGCGAAGGGATTCAGACAAACGGGCCCCTCCACGCCCAGGAGGGCCCGGCCACGGACAAGGACACTAACGGCTGTACCAGCGCTGACGCCCTGAGCGACAGCAAAAGGGACTCTGAGGAGCTGGAACACAGCGGCAAGCAGGAGGAGGCCGGCTGCGAAAGGCCCCTGAAGAGGCGCAGGACGGAGAATGACTCTGTGGGAGAAGCAGACCCCCCCAGCGGCAGCAGCACACGCAGAGCTGAGGACGAGTGA
- the mier1a gene encoding mesoderm induction early response protein 1a isoform X3, producing MAESSFGSSSPAGDSAGSDDHEFDPSVEMLIHDYDDERTLEEEEMLEGETNFSTEIDDLAREGEMPIQELLSMYGYGGGGSPEEEEDEDDNEVEEDDEEEEEYVEDVENDENSGSTGELKGTMDERVKDSSGQEDETQSSNDDQTPFVTSHDTAELIRPRRCKYFESNDAEEESEEDEDYIPSEDWKKEIMVGSMYQAETPSGLCRYKENEKVYENDDQLLWNPELLPENEVVEFLAEASKRTGEEKGVDAIPEGSHIKDNEQALYELVKCNFDTDEALRRLRFNVKAAREELSVWTEEECRNFEQGLKAYGKDFHLIQANKQTRLGKRKYNLHPGVTDYMDRLLDETESAASSRAASPPPTTSNSSTSHSEKDDSSNQNGVVGHGTSESLSGANDMKSEGIQTNGPLHAQEGPATDKDTNGCTSADALSDSKRDSEELEHSGKQEEAGCERPLKRRRTENDSVGEADPPSGSSTRRAEDE from the exons ATGGCGGAG tcctcCTTTGGGAGTTCGAGCCCAGCAG GAGATTCGGCTGGCTCAGACGACCATGAGTTTGACCCATCTGTAGAGATGCTCATTCACGATTATGACGATGAACGAACCCTAGAGGAAGAGGAGATGCTTGAGGGAGAAACTAACTTTAGCACAGAGATTGATGATCTTGCTCGA GAGGGTGAAATGCCCATTCAGGAGCTGTTGAGTATGTATGGCTATGGTGGTGGGGGGTCccctgaggaggaagaggatgaggatgatAATGAGGTtgaggaggatgatgaagaggaggaggagtatgTGGAAGATGTGGAAAACGATGAGAACAGTGGCAGCACCGGTGAACTGAAAGGGACAATG GACGAGAGAGTGAAGGATTCCTCCGGGCAGGAGGATGAGACTCAGTCGTCCAATGATGACCAGACTCCATTTGTCACCTCTCATGACACCGCGGAGCTGATCCGCCCGCGGCGGTGCAAGTACTTTGAAA GTAACGATGCTGAGGAGGAAtctgaggaggatgaggattATATTCCGTCCGAGGATTGGAAAAAG GAGATCATGGTGGGTTCTATGTACCAGGCGGAAACTCCGTCTGGGCTTTGCAGgtataaagaaaatgaaaaag tgtatgaaaatgatgatcAGTTATTATGGAATCCAGAGTTACTTCCTGAAAATGAAGTGGTGGAGTTTTTGGCTGAGGCTTCAAAACGTACTGGTGAGGAAAAGGGAGTGGATGCCATTCCAGAGGGTTCCCATATCAAAGACAATGAGCAG GCCCTTTATGAATTGGTCAAGTGCAATTTTGATACTGATGAAGCTTTAAGGAGACTGAGGTTTAATGTAAAAGCAGCCAGAG AAGAACTGTCAGTTTGGACAGAAGAAGAATGTAGAAATTTTGAACAAGGACTAAAAGCTTATGGAAAggattttcatttaatacaaGCAAACAAG CAAACCAGACTTGGGAAAAGGAAATACAATCTTCACCCAGGTGTTAC GGATTATATGGACCGGTTGTTGGATGAGACAGAGAGTGCTGCCTCTAGTCGGGcggcctctcctcctcccaccacCTCCAACAGCAGCACTAGTCACTCTGAGAAAGATGACAGCAGCAACCAGAACG GTGTAGTAGGTCACGGCACCAGTGAATCCTTGTCTGGTGCGAACGACATGAAGAGCGAAGGGATTCAGACAAACGGGCCCCTCCACGCCCAGGAGGGCCCGGCCACGGACAAGGACACTAACGGCTGTACCAGCGCTGACGCCCTGAGCGACAGCAAAAGGGACTCTGAGGAGCTGGAACACAGCGGCAAGCAGGAGGAGGCCGGCTGCGAAAGGCCCCTGAAGAGGCGCAGGACGGAGAATGACTCTGTGGGAGAAGCAGACCCCCCCAGCGGCAGCAGCACACGCAGAGCTGAGGACGAGTGA
- the mier1a gene encoding mesoderm induction early response protein 1a isoform X2, which translates to MAESSFGSSSPAGDSAGSDDHEFDPSVEMLIHDYDDERTLEEEEMLEGETNFSTEIDDLAREGEMPIQELLSMYGYGGGGSPEEEEDEDDNEVEEDDEEEEEYVEDVENDENSGSTGELKGTMDERVKDSSGQEDETQSSNDDQTPFVTSHDTAELIRPRRCKYFESNDAEEESEEDEDYIPSEDWKKEIMVGSMYQAETPSGLCRYKENEKVYENDDQLLWNPELLPENEVVEFLAEASKRTGEEKGVDAIPEGSHIKDNEQALYELVKCNFDTDEALRRLRFNVKAARELSVWTEEECRNFEQGLKAYGKDFHLIQANKVRTRSVGECVAFYYMWKKSERYDFFAQQTRLGKRKYNLHPGVTDYMDRLLDETESAASSRAASPPPTTSNSSTSHSEKDDSSNQNGVVGHGTSESLSGANDMKSEGIQTNGPLHAQEGPATDKDTNGCTSADALSDSKRDSEELEHSGKQEEAGCERPLKRRRTENDSVGEADPPSGSSTRRAEDE; encoded by the exons ATGGCGGAG tcctcCTTTGGGAGTTCGAGCCCAGCAG GAGATTCGGCTGGCTCAGACGACCATGAGTTTGACCCATCTGTAGAGATGCTCATTCACGATTATGACGATGAACGAACCCTAGAGGAAGAGGAGATGCTTGAGGGAGAAACTAACTTTAGCACAGAGATTGATGATCTTGCTCGA GAGGGTGAAATGCCCATTCAGGAGCTGTTGAGTATGTATGGCTATGGTGGTGGGGGGTCccctgaggaggaagaggatgaggatgatAATGAGGTtgaggaggatgatgaagaggaggaggagtatgTGGAAGATGTGGAAAACGATGAGAACAGTGGCAGCACCGGTGAACTGAAAGGGACAATG GACGAGAGAGTGAAGGATTCCTCCGGGCAGGAGGATGAGACTCAGTCGTCCAATGATGACCAGACTCCATTTGTCACCTCTCATGACACCGCGGAGCTGATCCGCCCGCGGCGGTGCAAGTACTTTGAAA GTAACGATGCTGAGGAGGAAtctgaggaggatgaggattATATTCCGTCCGAGGATTGGAAAAAG GAGATCATGGTGGGTTCTATGTACCAGGCGGAAACTCCGTCTGGGCTTTGCAGgtataaagaaaatgaaaaag tgtatgaaaatgatgatcAGTTATTATGGAATCCAGAGTTACTTCCTGAAAATGAAGTGGTGGAGTTTTTGGCTGAGGCTTCAAAACGTACTGGTGAGGAAAAGGGAGTGGATGCCATTCCAGAGGGTTCCCATATCAAAGACAATGAGCAG GCCCTTTATGAATTGGTCAAGTGCAATTTTGATACTGATGAAGCTTTAAGGAGACTGAGGTTTAATGTAAAAGCAGCCAGAG AACTGTCAGTTTGGACAGAAGAAGAATGTAGAAATTTTGAACAAGGACTAAAAGCTTATGGAAAggattttcatttaatacaaGCAAACAAG GTGAGAACTAGATCAGTAGGAGAATGTGTGGCCTTTTATTACATGTGGAAGAAATCTGAGCGTTATGATTTCTTTGCACAGCAAACCAGACTTGGGAAAAGGAAATACAATCTTCACCCAGGTGTTAC GGATTATATGGACCGGTTGTTGGATGAGACAGAGAGTGCTGCCTCTAGTCGGGcggcctctcctcctcccaccacCTCCAACAGCAGCACTAGTCACTCTGAGAAAGATGACAGCAGCAACCAGAACG GTGTAGTAGGTCACGGCACCAGTGAATCCTTGTCTGGTGCGAACGACATGAAGAGCGAAGGGATTCAGACAAACGGGCCCCTCCACGCCCAGGAGGGCCCGGCCACGGACAAGGACACTAACGGCTGTACCAGCGCTGACGCCCTGAGCGACAGCAAAAGGGACTCTGAGGAGCTGGAACACAGCGGCAAGCAGGAGGAGGCCGGCTGCGAAAGGCCCCTGAAGAGGCGCAGGACGGAGAATGACTCTGTGGGAGAAGCAGACCCCCCCAGCGGCAGCAGCACACGCAGAGCTGAGGACGAGTGA
- the insl5a gene encoding insulin-like 5a, with amino-acid sequence MRELLVCVLLLCVLCAGAQAQGDVKSIKLCGREFIRAIVYTCGGSRWRRLLRERELPGLGSEDQNDFGVLSNGPGTELARRDINQMLTTMCCQVGCSKKDLTFLC; translated from the exons ATGAGggagctgctggtgtgtgtgctgctgctgtgtgtgctgtgcgcGGGGGCCCAGGCACAGGGCGACGTCAAGTCCATCAAGCTGTGCGGCCGCGAGTTCATCCGCGCCATCGTCTACACCTGCGGGGGGTCCCGGTGGAGGAGGCTTCTCAGGGAACGGGAGCTGCCAG GTTTGGGCAGCGAGGACCAGAACGACTTTGGGGTCCTTAGCAATGGTCCTGGGACAGAGCTGGCCCGACGGGACATAAACCAGATGCTGACGACCATGTGCTGTCAGGTGGGCTGCAGCAAGAAAGACCTCACCTTCCTTTGCTGA
- the mier1a gene encoding mesoderm induction early response protein 1a isoform X4, with protein sequence MAESSFGSSSPAGDSAGSDDHEFDPSVEMLIHDYDDERTLEEEEMLEGETNFSTEIDDLAREGEMPIQELLSMYGYGGGGSPEEEEDEDDNEVEEDDEEEEEYVEDVENDENSGSTGELKGTMDERVKDSSGQEDETQSSNDDQTPFVTSHDTAELIRPRRCKYFESNDAEEESEEDEDYIPSEDWKKEIMVGSMYQAETPSGLCRYKENEKVYENDDQLLWNPELLPENEVVEFLAEASKRTGEEKGVDAIPEGSHIKDNEQALYELVKCNFDTDEALRRLRFNVKAAREELSVWTEEECRNFEQGLKAYGKDFHLIQANKVLFLSLILPSKPDLGKGNTIFTQVLRIIWTGCWMRQRVLPLVGRPLLLPPPPTAALVTLRKMTAATRTV encoded by the exons ATGGCGGAG tcctcCTTTGGGAGTTCGAGCCCAGCAG GAGATTCGGCTGGCTCAGACGACCATGAGTTTGACCCATCTGTAGAGATGCTCATTCACGATTATGACGATGAACGAACCCTAGAGGAAGAGGAGATGCTTGAGGGAGAAACTAACTTTAGCACAGAGATTGATGATCTTGCTCGA GAGGGTGAAATGCCCATTCAGGAGCTGTTGAGTATGTATGGCTATGGTGGTGGGGGGTCccctgaggaggaagaggatgaggatgatAATGAGGTtgaggaggatgatgaagaggaggaggagtatgTGGAAGATGTGGAAAACGATGAGAACAGTGGCAGCACCGGTGAACTGAAAGGGACAATG GACGAGAGAGTGAAGGATTCCTCCGGGCAGGAGGATGAGACTCAGTCGTCCAATGATGACCAGACTCCATTTGTCACCTCTCATGACACCGCGGAGCTGATCCGCCCGCGGCGGTGCAAGTACTTTGAAA GTAACGATGCTGAGGAGGAAtctgaggaggatgaggattATATTCCGTCCGAGGATTGGAAAAAG GAGATCATGGTGGGTTCTATGTACCAGGCGGAAACTCCGTCTGGGCTTTGCAGgtataaagaaaatgaaaaag tgtatgaaaatgatgatcAGTTATTATGGAATCCAGAGTTACTTCCTGAAAATGAAGTGGTGGAGTTTTTGGCTGAGGCTTCAAAACGTACTGGTGAGGAAAAGGGAGTGGATGCCATTCCAGAGGGTTCCCATATCAAAGACAATGAGCAG GCCCTTTATGAATTGGTCAAGTGCAATTTTGATACTGATGAAGCTTTAAGGAGACTGAGGTTTAATGTAAAAGCAGCCAGAG AAGAACTGTCAGTTTGGACAGAAGAAGAATGTAGAAATTTTGAACAAGGACTAAAAGCTTATGGAAAggattttcatttaatacaaGCAAACAAG gTGCTGTTTTTATCACTGATTCTTCCTag CAAACCAGACTTGGGAAAAGGAAATACAATCTTCACCCAGGTGTTAC GGATTATATGGACCGGTTGTTGGATGAGACAGAGAGTGCTGCCTCTAGTCGGGcggcctctcctcctcccaccacCTCCAACAGCAGCACTAGTCACTCTGAGAAAGATGACAGCAGCAACCAGAACG GTGTAG
- the dnai4 gene encoding WD repeat-containing protein 78 — MSTSTAKLKKPTVKVSPSSKASNISTSGILKVNQSTNNTKSAASVNRKSFSLAGDSKVLDKSASQPAKRVLQVFDDHGKDVTPRPLYNPEPGVVHHKQSKILTAHDTTSATASDFLSTTCQTTNASSAGPFTRSVFGSSTVSKSSQSTMESMTDEAEDPSSKHDISLSVPEVQVRREEVKEHISDEMLDAVVDRYLTETETIWLLDIPGVAVAADSDEAVTVKERNNAYTELCKNRLGNDKYVERMMQTFSGAPKTKEVQSERITMVDAGIVATTWDMYDTFSAIGVGETMKSPDTEGYLEVVSDHRHTTSGGSDRDTSLISNASIESSTSSHIETETFTGTSEEEADPQLILQSEKFQQDLFVMERILLENILQPKQAAYRQLPVLRDPYSQKYEAVSKSEGKEEGTLTPALERLWSYTCSLTIGLNVTCMAWNKRNPDILAVGYGHFDFRDQKHGLVCCWSLKNPMWPERIFPCESGVTALDFSSSSGGQLAVGMNDGIIATYNVQSAEKAPVVDSSDSTHKHTGPVWQVKWIEMERAMMGEDKGESLISVSADGRICKWFLRKGLDCIDLMKLKRTDKSKKAEEKEGKGEVQISRQAPGLCFDFHPKDTILYLAGTEEGYIHKCSCAYNEQYLETYRGHDGPLYRITWSPFCLDVFLSCSSDWTVQLWRQDLLQPVLGFTSGQRAVFDVMWSPRCATVFGTVNEDRVEIWDLSISILDPTIVSLAGPGVKFTSLLFATETDCVLVGDSEGQVGVYQLKNLNMGEDTKVDVLEDIIRSSLSS; from the exons atgtcTACCTCCACAGCGAAATTGAAGAAGCCAACTGTTAAAGTATCTCC ATCCTCCAAAGCATCAAACATATCAACATCTGGAATACTCAAAGTCAACCAAAGCACAAATAATACCAAGAGTGCCGCTTCAGTAAATCGAAAAAGTTTCAGTTTAGCCGGAGACAGCAAAGTTCTTGATAAGAGCGCAAGCCAACCAGCTAAGCGTGTTTTACAG GTTTTTGATGACCATGGCAAAGATGTCACCCCTCGTCCGCTCTACAACCCAGAGCCTGGTGTTGTGCATCATAAACAGAGTAAAATCCTCACAGCACACGACACTACCAGCGCCACTGCCTCCGATTTCCTCTCTACCACATGCCAAACTACCAATGCAAGTTCTGCTGGGCCCTTTACCAG GTCAGTTTTTGGAAGCAGTACTGTGTCGAAATCAAGCCAGTCTACCATGGAATCAATGACTGACGAAGCTGAGGATCCATCTTCCAAGCATGACATTTCCCTTAGCGTTCCCG AAGTACAGGTTAGGAGGGAAGAGGTGAAGGAGCACATCAGCGATGAAATGTTGGATGCTGTAGTGGACAGatatttaactgaaacagaGACTATCTGGTTGCTGGACATACCTGGAGTCGCTGTGGCTGCAGACTCAGACGAAGCTGTGACCGTGAA agagagaaacaatgCATACACTGAGCTGTGTAAAAACAGACTGGGGAATGACAAATATGTGGAAAGAATGATGCAGACTTTCAGTGGAGCCCCAAAAACGAAAGAAGTCCAGAGTGAGAGGATTACCATGGTGGATGCCG GTATTGTAGCAACTACCTGGGACATGTACGacactttctctgccattggAGTGGGCGAGACCATGAAGTCCCCAGACACAGAAGGCTACCTTGAGGTTGTCTCagaccacagacacaccacGAGTGGAGGCTCGGACAGAGATACATCTCTCATCAGCAACGCAAGCATAG AAAGCAGCACCAGTTCACACATAGAGACAGAGACTTTTACCGGGACCAGTGAGGAAGAAGCAGACCCTCAGCTGATTCTCCAGTCTGAGAAGTTTCAGCAGGACTTGTTTGTAATGGAGAGGATTCTACTGGAGAACATCTTGCAACCTAAACAGGCTGCCTATAGGCAACTTCCTGTCTTGAGAG ATCCTTATTCACAGAAATACGAGGCTGTGAGCAAGAGTGAGGGGAAGGAAGAGGGCACCCTGACACCAGCACTAGAGCGCCTGTGGTCGTATACCTGCTCGCTGACCATCGGCCTCAATGTCACTTGCATGGCCTGGAACAAGCGAAATCCG GATATTCTGGCTGTGGGATATGGGCATTTTGATTTTAGAGACCAGAAACATGGTTTGGTGTGCTGCTGGTCTCTGAAGAATCCCATG TGGCCAGAGCGAATATTCCCCTGCGAGAGTGGCGTGACTGCGTTGGACTTCTCTTCTAGCAGTGGAGGCCAGCTGGCTGTAGGAATGAATGACGGGATCATAGCAACCTATAATGTTCAGAGTGCAGAAAAAGCTCCAGTTGTTGACAGCAG TGATTCCACCCACAAACACACGGGCCCTGTGTGGCAGGTTAAGTGGATTGAGATGGAGAGAGCTATGATGGGGGAGGACAAGGGAGAGTCTCTTATTTCGGTGTCTGCGGATGGAAGGATCTGCAAATGGTTCCTGAGGAAAGGCCTTGATTGCATTG ACCTGATGAAGCTGAAAAGAACTGACAAATCCAAAAAGGCggaggaaaaggagggaaagggTGAGGTGCAGATCTCCCGACAGGCACCTGGGCTGTGTTTCGATTTCCATCCTAAG gACACAATCCTGTACCTGGCTGGCACAGAAGAAGGCTATATTCATAAGTGCTCCTGTGCATATAATGAACAGTATCTGGAGACATACAGAGGGCACGAT ggGCCGCTCTACAGGATCACCTGGTCCCCCTTCTGCCTGGATGTCTTCCTCAGCTGCTCGTCCGACTGGACAGTCCAGCTGTGGAGGCAGGATCTGTTGCAGCCTGTGCTGGGGTTCACCTCCGGCCAAAGGGCCGTGTTTGATGTCATGTGGTCGCCGAGGTGCGCCACAGTTTTCGGAACAGTCAACGAGGACAGGGTGGAGATCTGGGACTTGAGCATCAGCAT CTTGGACCCCACCATCGTGAGCTTGGCTGGCCCAGGGGTGAAGTTTACCTCGCTGCTGTTTGCCACTGAAACAGACTGTGTTCTGGTGGGGGACAGTGAAGGCCAAGTTGGTGTCTATCAGCTGAAGAACCTGAACATGGGAGAGGACACAAAG GTGGATGTGTTGGAAGATATCATTAGGTCATCCCTCTCAAGCTAG